The Xiphias gladius isolate SHS-SW01 ecotype Sanya breed wild chromosome 7, ASM1685928v1, whole genome shotgun sequence genome window below encodes:
- the sidt2 gene encoding SID1 transmembrane family member 2 isoform X1, giving the protein MLLRSCWKSRHKDSSGPAPFLIRPGLAALLWLCVTQLACGSGAVGEIKNVIQKDAEFDVTYNDTVTSLNQTIYAFNHTVSRNKTEGVHVSVDVLSQGLESPILFVVRQKQAVLSFQVPLILRGLYQRKYPYNHVGRTLCQPPTRAASETQYFFVDVSTLSSQGTNYHLRVSRVESFTLQTDKKFSFTASPSQPQYFKYIFPDGVDTVIVKVNSVMNFPCSVMSIQDIQCPVYDLDNNVAFIGMYQTMTKKGAITVQRKDFPSNSFYVVVVVKTEDEACGGPLRFYPLRPDELIDAGNRSKVLDVIVSPAINSKVYVTGMLFCLGIFLSFYLLTFLVACLEYKRMNKKREVFQNPADMSPAETASLLGKNGDGKIPASPCEYGSFADNGSTLSSEVITDSANSTDNNYGYMERSLDSVGRSRQESLSSVEEDDYDTLDDINSDKNIVRTKKFLCVSDLARKDKRVLSKKYQIYFWNIATIAVFYALPVIQLVITYQTVVNVTGNQDICYYNFLCAHPLGALSAFNNILSNLGYVMLGLLFLLFVLKRDIVHNRALVRNDLHALECGIPKHFGLFYAMGTALMMEGLLSACYHVCPNYTNFQFDTSFMYMIAGLCMLKLYQKRHPDINASAYTAYACLAAVIFFSVLGVVFGKGNTVFWIVFSVIHILATLLLSTQLYYMGRWRLDSGILRRMVYVIYTDCIRQCSGPMYIDRMVLLVMGNIVNWSLAAYGLIERPNDFASYLLAIAICNLLLYFAFYIIMKLRSGERIQCLALVCIFFTAVVWGFALYFFFQGLSTWQKTPAESREHNRDCILLSFFDDHDIWHFLSSIAMFGSFLVLLTMDDDLDTVQRDKIYVF; this is encoded by the exons ATGTTGTTGAGGAGTTGCTGGAAATCTCGACATAAAGACAGCTCTGGACCTGCTCCTTTTTTGATCCGGCCCGGATTGGCAGCCCTGCTCTGGTTATGTGTGACCCAGTTAGCTTGCGGCAGTGGGGCGGTGGGGGAAATCAAAAATGTGATCCAGAAAGATGCAGAGTTTGATGTCACCTATAATGACACGGTTACAAGTTTAAACCAGACCATCTATGCTTTCAATCACACTGTCTCCAGGAATAAG ACAGAGGGAGTGCACGTGTCTGTGGATGTGTTGTCACAGGGTTTGGAGAGTCCTATCCTGTTTGTGGTACGGCAGAAGCAAGCTGTGCTGTCTTTCCAAGTCCCCCTCATCCTAAGGGGCCT ctACCAGAGGAAGTACCCTTACAATCATGTGGGCCGGACATTGTGCCAGCCACCGACCCGGGCTGCCTCTGAAACCCAGTACTTTTTTGTGGACGTGTCTACCTTGTCCAGCCAGGGTACAAACTACCACCTCAGGGTCAGCCGTGTTGAAAGCTTCACCCTTCA GACAGACAAGAAATTCAGCTTCACCGCATCACCATCCCAACCTCAG TACTTCAAGTATATCTTTCCAGACGGGGTGGACACAGTGATCGTCAAGGTCAACTCAGTCATGAACTTCCCCTGCTCCGTGATGTCCATCCAGGACATCCAG TGCCCTGTCTATGACCTTGACAACAATGTGGCCTTCATTGGGATGTACCAGACTATGACCAAAAAAGGGGCTATCACTGTGCAG aGGAAGGATTTTCCCAGCAACAGTTTCTATGTGGTAGTAGTGGTAAAAACAGAGGATGAGGCATGTGGCGGTCCGCTGCGCTTCTACCCTCTGCGACCTGATGAGCTGATCGATGCTGGCAACCGCAGCAAGGTCCTCGACGTGATAGTCTCCCCTGCAATCAACT CAAAGGTGTATGTGACGGGCATGCTGTTCTGTCTGGGTATCTTCTTGTCCTTCTACCTGCTCACCTTCCTGGTGGCCTGTCTGGAGTACAAGCG AATGAATAAGAAGAGGGAGGTGTTTCAGAACCCTGCTGACATGTCGCCTGCTGAGACAG CCTCTCTGCTTGGGAAGAACGGAGATG GCAAGATTCCAGCCTCGCCGTGTGAATATGGCTCCTTTG CTGACAACGGCAGCACACTGAGTTCTGAGGTCATCACTGACAGTGCCAACTCAACCGATAACAACTACGGATACATGG AGCGATCATTGGACAGCGTTGGGCGAAGCAGGCAGGAATCTCTGAGCTCTGTGGAGGAGGATGACTATGACACGCTGGATGACATCaactcagacaaaaacattgtCCGCACCAAG aaatttctgtgtgtgtctgacctggCCCGCAAAGACAAGAGGGTCCTCAGCAAGAAATACCAAATCTACTTCTG GAACATTGCCACCATTGCTGTGTTCtacgccctgccagtcatcCAGCTGGTCATCACCTATCAAACG GTTGTCAATGTCACAGGGAACCAGGACATTTGCTACTACAACTTCCTGTGTGCCCACCCCCTGGGAGCTCTTAG TGCATTCAACAACATACTCAGTAACCTTGGTTACGTGATGCTGGGActgctcttcctcctttttgtcCTCAAGAGAGATATTGTCCACAATCGAGCCCTGGTCCGTAACGATCTCCATGCGCTG GAATGTGGTATCCCAAAGCACTTTGGTCTGTTTTATGCCATGGGAACTGCTCTGATGATGGAGGGCTTGCTCAGTGCCTGCTACCATGTCTGTCCCAACTACACCAACTTCCAGTTTG ACACCTCATTCATGTACATGATTGCCGGGCTCTGTATGTTGAAACTGTATCAGAAGAGACACCCGGACATCAATGCGAGTGCTTACACTGCCTACGCCTGCCTGGCTGCAGTCATCTTCTTTTCCGTGCTGGGAGTG GTGTTTGGGAAAGGAAACACAGTCTTCTGGATCGTTTTCTCAGTGATCCACATTCTGGCCACTCTCCTCCTCAGCACACAGCTCTACTACATGGGCCGATGGAGGCTCG ACTCTGGGATCCTGCGCAGGATGGTGTACGTCATCTACACAGATTGCATCAGACAGTGCAGTGGACCTATGTATATT GACCGTATGGTTCTGCTCGTAATGGGGAACATAGTCAACTGGTCTCT AGCTGCCTACGGCCTGATAGAGAGACCTAATGACTTTGCCTCCTACCTGTTGGCCATCGCCATCTGCAACCTGCTGCTCTACTTTGCCTTCTACATCATCATGAAG ctgcgGAGTGGTGAGAGAATCCAGTGTCTGGCGTTGGTGTGTATTTTCTTCACGGCTGTCGTGTGGGGATTTGCACTGTATTTCTTCTTCCAGGGTCTCAGCACTTGGCAG AAAACACCAGCAGAGTCTCGTGAGCACAACAGGGACTGTATCCTGCTTTCATTCTTTGATGACCACGACATTTGgcacttcctctcctccatcgCCATGTTCGGATCCTTCCTG GTCCTCCTGACTATGGATGACGACCTTGACACCGTCCAGAGAGACAAGATCTACGTCTTCTAG
- the sidt2 gene encoding SID1 transmembrane family member 2 isoform X2 has protein sequence MLLRSCWKSRHKDSSGPAPFLIRPGLAALLWLCVTQLACGSGAVGEIKNVIQKDAEFDVTYNDTVTSLNQTIYAFNHTVSRNKTEGVHVSVDVLSQGLESPILFVVRQKQAVLSFQVPLILRGLYQRKYPYNHVGRTLCQPPTRAASETQYFFVDVSTLSSQGTNYHLRVSRVESFTLQTDKKFSFTASPSQPQYFKYIFPDGVDTVIVKVNSVMNFPCSVMSIQDIQCPVYDLDNNVAFIGMYQTMTKKGAITVQRKDFPSNSFYVVVVVKTEDEACGGPLRFYPLRPDELIDAGNRSKVLDVIVSPAINSKVYVTGMLFCLGIFLSFYLLTFLVACLEYKRMNKKREVFQNPADMSPAETGKIPASPCEYGSFADNGSTLSSEVITDSANSTDNNYGYMERSLDSVGRSRQESLSSVEEDDYDTLDDINSDKNIVRTKKFLCVSDLARKDKRVLSKKYQIYFWNIATIAVFYALPVIQLVITYQTVVNVTGNQDICYYNFLCAHPLGALSAFNNILSNLGYVMLGLLFLLFVLKRDIVHNRALVRNDLHALECGIPKHFGLFYAMGTALMMEGLLSACYHVCPNYTNFQFDTSFMYMIAGLCMLKLYQKRHPDINASAYTAYACLAAVIFFSVLGVVFGKGNTVFWIVFSVIHILATLLLSTQLYYMGRWRLDSGILRRMVYVIYTDCIRQCSGPMYIDRMVLLVMGNIVNWSLAAYGLIERPNDFASYLLAIAICNLLLYFAFYIIMKLRSGERIQCLALVCIFFTAVVWGFALYFFFQGLSTWQKTPAESREHNRDCILLSFFDDHDIWHFLSSIAMFGSFLVLLTMDDDLDTVQRDKIYVF, from the exons ATGTTGTTGAGGAGTTGCTGGAAATCTCGACATAAAGACAGCTCTGGACCTGCTCCTTTTTTGATCCGGCCCGGATTGGCAGCCCTGCTCTGGTTATGTGTGACCCAGTTAGCTTGCGGCAGTGGGGCGGTGGGGGAAATCAAAAATGTGATCCAGAAAGATGCAGAGTTTGATGTCACCTATAATGACACGGTTACAAGTTTAAACCAGACCATCTATGCTTTCAATCACACTGTCTCCAGGAATAAG ACAGAGGGAGTGCACGTGTCTGTGGATGTGTTGTCACAGGGTTTGGAGAGTCCTATCCTGTTTGTGGTACGGCAGAAGCAAGCTGTGCTGTCTTTCCAAGTCCCCCTCATCCTAAGGGGCCT ctACCAGAGGAAGTACCCTTACAATCATGTGGGCCGGACATTGTGCCAGCCACCGACCCGGGCTGCCTCTGAAACCCAGTACTTTTTTGTGGACGTGTCTACCTTGTCCAGCCAGGGTACAAACTACCACCTCAGGGTCAGCCGTGTTGAAAGCTTCACCCTTCA GACAGACAAGAAATTCAGCTTCACCGCATCACCATCCCAACCTCAG TACTTCAAGTATATCTTTCCAGACGGGGTGGACACAGTGATCGTCAAGGTCAACTCAGTCATGAACTTCCCCTGCTCCGTGATGTCCATCCAGGACATCCAG TGCCCTGTCTATGACCTTGACAACAATGTGGCCTTCATTGGGATGTACCAGACTATGACCAAAAAAGGGGCTATCACTGTGCAG aGGAAGGATTTTCCCAGCAACAGTTTCTATGTGGTAGTAGTGGTAAAAACAGAGGATGAGGCATGTGGCGGTCCGCTGCGCTTCTACCCTCTGCGACCTGATGAGCTGATCGATGCTGGCAACCGCAGCAAGGTCCTCGACGTGATAGTCTCCCCTGCAATCAACT CAAAGGTGTATGTGACGGGCATGCTGTTCTGTCTGGGTATCTTCTTGTCCTTCTACCTGCTCACCTTCCTGGTGGCCTGTCTGGAGTACAAGCG AATGAATAAGAAGAGGGAGGTGTTTCAGAACCCTGCTGACATGTCGCCTGCTGAGACAG GCAAGATTCCAGCCTCGCCGTGTGAATATGGCTCCTTTG CTGACAACGGCAGCACACTGAGTTCTGAGGTCATCACTGACAGTGCCAACTCAACCGATAACAACTACGGATACATGG AGCGATCATTGGACAGCGTTGGGCGAAGCAGGCAGGAATCTCTGAGCTCTGTGGAGGAGGATGACTATGACACGCTGGATGACATCaactcagacaaaaacattgtCCGCACCAAG aaatttctgtgtgtgtctgacctggCCCGCAAAGACAAGAGGGTCCTCAGCAAGAAATACCAAATCTACTTCTG GAACATTGCCACCATTGCTGTGTTCtacgccctgccagtcatcCAGCTGGTCATCACCTATCAAACG GTTGTCAATGTCACAGGGAACCAGGACATTTGCTACTACAACTTCCTGTGTGCCCACCCCCTGGGAGCTCTTAG TGCATTCAACAACATACTCAGTAACCTTGGTTACGTGATGCTGGGActgctcttcctcctttttgtcCTCAAGAGAGATATTGTCCACAATCGAGCCCTGGTCCGTAACGATCTCCATGCGCTG GAATGTGGTATCCCAAAGCACTTTGGTCTGTTTTATGCCATGGGAACTGCTCTGATGATGGAGGGCTTGCTCAGTGCCTGCTACCATGTCTGTCCCAACTACACCAACTTCCAGTTTG ACACCTCATTCATGTACATGATTGCCGGGCTCTGTATGTTGAAACTGTATCAGAAGAGACACCCGGACATCAATGCGAGTGCTTACACTGCCTACGCCTGCCTGGCTGCAGTCATCTTCTTTTCCGTGCTGGGAGTG GTGTTTGGGAAAGGAAACACAGTCTTCTGGATCGTTTTCTCAGTGATCCACATTCTGGCCACTCTCCTCCTCAGCACACAGCTCTACTACATGGGCCGATGGAGGCTCG ACTCTGGGATCCTGCGCAGGATGGTGTACGTCATCTACACAGATTGCATCAGACAGTGCAGTGGACCTATGTATATT GACCGTATGGTTCTGCTCGTAATGGGGAACATAGTCAACTGGTCTCT AGCTGCCTACGGCCTGATAGAGAGACCTAATGACTTTGCCTCCTACCTGTTGGCCATCGCCATCTGCAACCTGCTGCTCTACTTTGCCTTCTACATCATCATGAAG ctgcgGAGTGGTGAGAGAATCCAGTGTCTGGCGTTGGTGTGTATTTTCTTCACGGCTGTCGTGTGGGGATTTGCACTGTATTTCTTCTTCCAGGGTCTCAGCACTTGGCAG AAAACACCAGCAGAGTCTCGTGAGCACAACAGGGACTGTATCCTGCTTTCATTCTTTGATGACCACGACATTTGgcacttcctctcctccatcgCCATGTTCGGATCCTTCCTG GTCCTCCTGACTATGGATGACGACCTTGACACCGTCCAGAGAGACAAGATCTACGTCTTCTAG